One segment of Tenrec ecaudatus isolate mTenEca1 chromosome 1, mTenEca1.hap1, whole genome shotgun sequence DNA contains the following:
- the LRP8 gene encoding low-density lipoprotein receptor-related protein 8 isoform X3 — MGRPERGALRPLAVLLLLLRLQHLTAAAADPLRGGGQGPVKECEEDQFRCRNERCIPSVWRCDEDDDCSDNSDEDDCPKKTCADSDFTCANGHCIPERWKCDGEEECPDGSDESEATCTKQVCPAEKLSCGPTSHKCVPASWRCDGEKDCESGADEAGCASPLGTCPGHEFQCEDGTCVAAVKRCNQEQDCADGSDEAGCLQVPPASRGNRRRPRGLNECLHNNGGCSHICTDLKIGFECTCPAGFRLLDQKTCGDIDECTDPDACSQICVNYKGFFKCECYPGYEMDASTKNCKAVAGKSPSIIFTNRHEVRRIDLVKRDHSRLIPMLKNVVALDVEVATNRIYWCDLSYRKIYSAYMDKASDPAEQEVLIDEQLHSPEGLAVDWVHKHIYWTDSGNKTISVATVDGGRRRTLFNQDLSEPRAIAVDPLRGFMYWSDWGSQAKIEKSGLNGVERQTLVSDNIEWPNGITLDLLSQRLYWVDSKLHQLSGIDFSGGHRKMLISSTDFLSHPFGIAVFEDRVFWTDLENEAIFSANRLNGLEISVLAENLNNPHDIVICHELKQPRAADACELSAQPNGGCEYLCLPAPQTSGHSPKYTCACPDTMWLGPDMKRCYRAPPSTSTPTVASAVTRTVAATTRVPGTTTDSPTYQNHSTETSSLAAAVPSSASVPRAPSIGLSTASPATSNHSQHYGNEGGEIHSAVTAAVIGIIVPMAVIALLCMSGYLIWRNWKRKSTKSMNFDNPVYRKTTEEDDEDELHIGRAAQIGHVYPAAISSFDRPLWSEPCLGETRELEEPAPARKELFVLPGEPRSQLHQLPKNPLSELPVVKCKRVALSLEDDGLP, encoded by the exons CCAAGAAGACCTGCGCAGACAGCGACTTCACCTGCGCCAACGGCCACTGCATCCCGGAGCGCTGGAAGTGCGACGGCGAGGAGGAGTGTCCTGACGGCTCCGACGAGTCCGAGGCCACTTGTA CCAAGCAGGTGTGCCCGGCAGAGAAGCTGAGCTGTGGACCCACCAGCCACAAGTGCGTGCCCGCGTCGTGGCGCTGCGATGGGGAGAAGGACTGCGAGAGCGGAGCCGACGAGGCGGGCTGTGCCTCCC CGCTGGGCACCTGCCCTGGTCATGAGTTCCAGTGTGAAGACGGCACGTGTGTCGCTGCGGTCAAGCGTTGCAACCAGGAGCAGGACTGTGCTGACGGCAGTGATGAGGCTGGCTGCCTGCAGG TTCCTCCAGCGTCCCGGGGAAACAGGAGGAGGCCCAGGG GGCTGAACGAGTGCTTGCACAACAATGGGGGCTGCTCCCACATCTGCACGGACCTCAAGATCGGCTTTGAGTGCACGTGCCCGGCAGGCTTCCGGCTCTTGGACCAGAAGACCTGTGGTG ACATCGACGAGTGCACCGACCCTGACGCCTGCAGCCAGATCTGCGTCAACTACAAGGGCTTCTTCAAGTGCGAGTGCTACCCTGGCTATGAGATGGACGCGTCCACCAAGAACTGCAAGGCTGTCG CTGGCAAGAGCCCCTCCATCATCTTCACCAACCGCCACGAGGTGCGCAGGATTGACCTGGTGAAGCGGGACCACTCGCGCCTCATCCCCATGCTCAAGAACGTCGTGGCGCTGGACGTCGAGGTGGCCACCAACCGCATCTACTGGTGTGACCTCTCCTACCGCAAGATCTACAG TGCCTACATGGACAAGGCCAGCGACCCGGCGGAGCAGGAGGTCCTCATTGACGAGCAGCTGCACTCCCCGGAGGGCCTGGCGGTCGACTGGGTCCACAAGCACATCTACTGGACTGACTCGGGAAACAAGACTATCTCCGTGGCCACAGTGGACGGTGGCCGCCGCCGCACACTCTTCAACCAGGACCTGAGCGAGCCCCGGGCCATCGCCGTGGACCCCCTGCGAGG GTTCATGTATTGGTCTGACTGGGGGAGCCAGGCCAAGATCGAGAAGTCTGGCCTCAATGGCGTGGAGCGGCAGACACTGGTGTCGGACAACATCGAGTGGCCCAACGGGATCACTCTGG aTTTGCTGAGCCAGCGCTTATACTGGGTGGACTCCAAGCTGCACCAGCTGTCTGGCATCGATTTCAGCGGGGGCCACAGGAAGATGCTGATCTCCTCCACAGACTTCCTGAGCCACCCTTTTGGGATAGCTGTGTTTGAG GACAGGGTGTTCTGGACAGACCTGGAGAACGAGGCCATTTTCAGTGCTAACCGGCTGAACGGTCTGGAGATCTCCGTCCTGGCTGAGAACCTGAACAACCCACATGACATCGTCATCTGCCACGAGCTGAAGCAGCCCAGAG CTGCAGATGCCTGTGAGCTGAGCGCCCAGCCCAACGGAGGCTGTGAGTACCTGTGCCTTCCTGCTCCTCAGACCTCGGGCCACTCTCCCAAGTACACGTGTGCCTGCCCAGACACCATGTGGCTGGGCCCGGACATGAAGAGATGCTACCGTG CACCTCCATCTACCTCAACTCCCACGGTAGCCTCTGCCGTGACGAGGACAGTAGCCGCCACCACGAGAGTCCCTGGAACCACCACCGACAGCCCCACCTACCAGAACCACAGCACAGAGACGTCCAGCCTGGCCGCCGCAGTCCCAAGCTCAGCGAGTGTCCCCAGGGCTCCCAGCATCGGCCTGTCCACTGCAAGCCCCGCGACCAGCAACCACTCACAGCACT ATGGGAACGAAGGCGGGGAGATACACTCAGCGGTCACTGCCGCCGTCATTGGCATCATCGTGCCCATGG CGGTGATAGCCCTGCTGTGCATGAGCGGCTACCTCATCTGGCGAAACTGGAAGCGGAAGAGCACCAAGAGCATGAACTTCGACAACCCCGTGTACCGGAAGACCACCGAGGAGGACGACGAGGACGAACTCCACATCGGGAGGGCTGCGCAGATCGGCCACGTGTACCCTGCT GCAATCAGCAGCTTTGATCGCCCACTGTGGTCAGAGCCCTGTCTTGGGGAGACCAGAGAACTGGAAGAGCCAGCCCCTGCCCGCAAGGAGCTTTTTGTCTTGCCGGGAGAACCAAGGTCACAGCTGCACCAACTCCCGAAGAACCCTCTTTCCGAGCTGCCTGTCGTCAAGTGCAAG CGAGTGGCTCTAAGCCTTGAAGATGACGGACTACCCTGA